One genomic window of Cherax quadricarinatus isolate ZL_2023a chromosome 84, ASM3850222v1, whole genome shotgun sequence includes the following:
- the LOC128704283 gene encoding uncharacterized protein: MRFLVNYIFPRTARVLQTPPLAVKHQLLYSAYCGHHSFPPAVYIRLDPGLHIPNFTLDQGTAYSSIIDMKTALMWLTVCALIGVAMALPAPLALPDALALPDALALPAPLALPAPLALPDALALPDALALPAPLALPAPLALPDALAQPYPEADPDASHRGGYKGGFDGSFGGGFGRGGGGGGGRFSGGGGGFGGGRFSEGGFGHGGRFSGGGGYSG; the protein is encoded by the exons ATGCGTTTCCTGGTAAATTACATTTTTCCTCGTACTGCACGAGTCTTACAGACTCCTCCCCTGGCTGTGAAACACCAGCTCCTGTACTCCGCCTACTGCGGCCACCACTCCTTTCCACCAGCTGTGTATATAAGGTTGGATCCTGGCCTTCATATCCCAAACTTCACTCTTGACCAGGGTACAGCCTACTCTTCAATTATTGACATGAAGACA GCACTGATGTGGTTGACCGTGTGTGCCTTAATTGGTGTGGCCATGGCCCTGCCTGCTCCCCTGGCCCTGCCTGATGCCCTGGCCCTGCCTGATGCCCTGGCCCTGCCTGCTCCCTTGGCCCTGCCTGCTCCCCTGGCCCTGCCTGATGCCCTGGCCCTGCCTGATGCCCTGGCCCTGCCTGCTCCCTTGGCCCTGCCTGCTCCCCTGGCCCTGCCTGATGCCCTGGCCCAACCGTATCCTGAAGCAGATCCCGACGCCTCACATCGTGGAGGATACAAAGGAGGATTCGATGGCAGTTTCGGAGGAGGCTtcgggagaggaggaggaggaggaggaggaagatttagtggaggaggaggaggattcgGAGGAGGAAGATTTAGTGAAGGAGGATTTGGACATGGAGGAAgattcagtggtggtggtggttactctGGCTAA